One Curtobacterium sp. BH-2-1-1 genomic region harbors:
- a CDS encoding GlxA family transcriptional regulator: MATPHLHRVAVLVLDGAKPLDVGIPAQVFSNRPSMPYEVRVCGPRVGRIAGGDGLAYAVDHGLDALEWAETVFVPGYRFPADTPPPADVVTALGQAHDRGARIAAISTGAFALAAAGLLDGRRATTHWHYTRVLRDRYPEVDVDEDVLFVDAGSVLTSAGAASGIDLCLHIVRQDHGVGLSNHVARRLVSAPYRSGGQAQYVPRSMPEPLGDVFAETREWALRHLADPLTLEVLARNATVSPRTFSRRFVEDTGYTPMQWVLRARVDLARELLERSDLAVDQVAERAGLGSDANLRTHFRRILGTSPTEYRRTFQD, from the coding sequence CGCGGTCCTCGTGCTCGACGGGGCGAAGCCGCTCGACGTCGGGATCCCGGCGCAGGTCTTCTCGAACCGCCCGAGCATGCCGTACGAGGTCCGGGTGTGCGGCCCCCGCGTGGGACGCATCGCCGGGGGAGACGGCCTCGCGTACGCGGTCGACCACGGGCTGGACGCCCTCGAGTGGGCCGAGACGGTCTTCGTGCCCGGGTACCGGTTCCCCGCGGACACGCCACCGCCCGCCGACGTGGTGACGGCGCTCGGGCAGGCGCACGATCGGGGCGCCCGGATCGCGGCGATCTCCACCGGGGCGTTCGCCCTGGCCGCCGCAGGACTGCTCGACGGCCGCCGTGCGACCACGCACTGGCACTACACGCGGGTGCTCCGCGACCGGTACCCCGAGGTCGACGTGGACGAGGACGTGCTGTTCGTCGACGCCGGGTCGGTCCTGACGAGCGCGGGAGCGGCGAGCGGGATCGACCTGTGCCTGCACATCGTCCGGCAGGACCACGGGGTCGGGCTGTCGAACCACGTCGCACGGCGGCTCGTGAGTGCCCCGTACCGGAGCGGCGGGCAGGCACAGTACGTCCCGCGGAGCATGCCCGAGCCCCTCGGAGACGTCTTCGCCGAGACGCGGGAGTGGGCGCTCCGGCACCTCGCCGACCCGCTGACGCTCGAGGTCCTCGCCCGGAACGCGACGGTCTCGCCGCGGACGTTCTCGCGGCGCTTCGTCGAGGACACCGGGTACACGCCGATGCAGTGGGTGCTCCGGGCTCGGGTCGACCTCGCACGGGAGCTGCTCGAGCGCTCGGACCTCGCCGTCGACCAGGTCGCCGAGCGGGCGGGGCTCGGGTCGGACGCCAACCTGCGGACGCACTTCCGTCGGATCCTCGGGACCTCGCCGACCGAGTACCGGCGGACCTTCCAGGACTGA
- a CDS encoding 6-phospho-beta-glucosidase: MKLAVIGGGSTYTPELVDGFARLRDQLPIDELWLVDPDPVRRELVGGVAKRMFAHAGHPGTIHVTDDVVAGVSDADAVMFQLRIGGQAARHQDETWPHEACCIGQETTGPGGFAKALRTVPVVLEYASLVKRYAKPDAWIVDFTNPVGIVTRALLEAGHRAVGLCNVAIGFQRRFAKEFDVAPSAVRLDHVGLNHLTWERGVHVSDGSGERDVLSDLLRADTGALDRMAESVHMPADLIRLQHAVPSYYLRYFYSHDVVLEEQLHAPTRAEAVMETERALLAKYADESVVTKPAELEQRGGAYYSEAAIDVLSSILGDRGDVQVLNVRNDGTFPFLPDDHVIEVPARVTRAAITPLPVAPLDADMVGLVSHVAGYERLALDAAVHGGRDRVLRAMWAHPLVGQVDKAERLTDLLLAANAEHLPWTRSEQLTWAG; the protein is encoded by the coding sequence GTGAAACTCGCAGTCATCGGTGGCGGATCCACCTACACCCCCGAACTCGTGGACGGCTTCGCCCGGCTCCGCGACCAGCTGCCCATCGACGAGCTGTGGCTCGTCGACCCCGATCCCGTCCGGCGCGAACTCGTCGGCGGTGTCGCGAAGCGGATGTTCGCCCACGCCGGCCACCCGGGCACGATCCACGTCACGGACGACGTCGTCGCCGGGGTCTCGGACGCCGACGCCGTCATGTTCCAGCTCCGGATCGGCGGGCAGGCCGCCCGGCACCAGGACGAGACCTGGCCGCACGAGGCCTGCTGCATCGGGCAGGAGACCACCGGGCCCGGCGGGTTCGCGAAGGCGCTCCGCACCGTGCCGGTCGTGCTCGAGTACGCGTCGCTCGTCAAGCGGTACGCCAAGCCGGACGCGTGGATCGTCGACTTCACGAACCCGGTGGGCATCGTCACCCGCGCACTGCTCGAAGCGGGGCACCGGGCCGTCGGGCTCTGCAACGTGGCGATCGGGTTCCAGCGGCGCTTCGCGAAGGAGTTCGACGTCGCTCCGTCGGCCGTCCGGCTCGACCACGTCGGTCTGAACCACCTGACGTGGGAGCGCGGCGTCCACGTGTCGGACGGCTCCGGTGAGCGCGACGTCCTGTCCGACCTGCTCCGTGCCGACACCGGTGCCCTCGACCGGATGGCGGAGAGCGTGCACATGCCGGCCGACCTCATCCGGCTGCAGCACGCCGTACCCTCGTACTACCTGCGCTACTTCTACAGCCACGACGTCGTGCTCGAGGAACAGCTGCACGCACCCACCCGTGCCGAGGCCGTCATGGAGACCGAGCGGGCCCTGCTCGCGAAGTACGCGGACGAGTCCGTCGTGACGAAGCCCGCCGAGCTCGAGCAACGGGGCGGCGCCTACTACTCCGAGGCGGCGATCGACGTGCTCTCCTCGATCCTCGGCGACCGCGGTGACGTGCAGGTCCTCAACGTGCGCAACGACGGCACGTTCCCGTTCCTCCCCGACGACCACGTGATCGAGGTCCCGGCCCGGGTCACCCGCGCGGCGATCACACCGTTGCCCGTCGCGCCACTCGACGCCGACATGGTCGGACTCGTGTCGCACGTCGCCGGGTACGAACGCCTCGCCCTCGACGCCGCCGTGCACGGAGGCCGCGACCGCGTGCTCCGCGCGATGTGGGCGCACCCGCTCGTCGGGCAGGTCGACAAGGCCGAACGGCTCACCGACCTGCTCCTGGCCGCGAACGCGGAGCACCTGCCGTGGACGCGATCGGAGCAGCTGACGTGGGCGGGCTGA
- the gap gene encoding type I glyceraldehyde-3-phosphate dehydrogenase, giving the protein MTRIAINGFGRIGRNTLRALLARGGDDLDVVAVNDLTAPETLAHLFRYDSALGPFAGTVEVDGDTLVIDGRRIRVLASREPSELPWGDLGVEVVLESTGRFTARDAAAGHLTAGARRVLISAPATGADATIAYGVNSDVYDPAVHTVVSNASCTTNALAPLASVLDDLAGIEHGFMTTVHAYTQEQNLQDGPHRDLRRARAAGVNIVPTSTGAAKAIGLVLPRLDGKLSGDAIRVPVPVGSIVELNTVVSRSVTVEEVNEAYRAAAAGPLAGVLAFTADPLVSTDITGRPESSVFDSLLTRVDEGRHVKVVAWYDNEWGFSNRVVDMLGLLARA; this is encoded by the coding sequence ATGACCCGCATCGCGATCAACGGCTTCGGCCGCATCGGCCGCAACACCCTCCGCGCGCTCCTCGCCCGGGGAGGCGACGACCTCGACGTCGTCGCCGTCAACGACCTCACCGCACCCGAGACGCTCGCCCACCTGTTCCGGTACGACTCCGCGCTCGGCCCGTTCGCCGGGACCGTCGAGGTCGACGGGGACACCCTCGTCATCGACGGACGGCGCATCCGCGTCCTCGCGTCGCGTGAGCCGTCGGAGCTCCCGTGGGGCGACCTCGGCGTCGAGGTCGTGCTCGAGTCGACCGGCCGGTTCACCGCGCGCGACGCAGCGGCGGGACACCTGACCGCGGGAGCCCGCCGCGTCCTCATCAGCGCGCCCGCCACCGGCGCGGACGCCACCATCGCGTACGGCGTGAACTCCGACGTGTACGACCCGGCGGTGCACACCGTCGTATCGAACGCCTCGTGCACGACGAACGCGCTCGCGCCGCTGGCGTCGGTGCTCGACGACCTCGCGGGTATCGAGCACGGGTTCATGACGACCGTGCACGCCTACACGCAGGAGCAGAACCTGCAGGACGGTCCGCACCGCGACCTGCGTCGGGCGCGCGCCGCCGGGGTGAACATCGTGCCGACGTCGACCGGGGCTGCCAAGGCCATCGGGCTCGTGCTGCCGCGGCTCGACGGCAAGCTGTCGGGTGACGCGATCCGGGTGCCGGTGCCGGTGGGGTCGATCGTCGAGCTGAACACCGTGGTGTCGCGTTCCGTCACCGTCGAGGAGGTCAACGAGGCCTACCGTGCTGCCGCCGCCGGGCCGCTCGCGGGCGTGCTGGCGTTCACGGCGGACCCGCTCGTGTCGACGGACATCACGGGGCGGCCGGAGTCGAGCGTGTTCGACTCGCTGCTCACCCGTGTCGACGAGGGGCGGCACGTGAAGGTGGTCGCCTGGTACGACAACGAGTGGGGGTTCTCGAACCGGGTGGTCGACATGCTGGGGCTGCTGGCGCGCGCGTAG
- a CDS encoding N-acetylglucosamine kinase has product MGGLNGAGASGGGVGTARATRPPAPVPPAPSDVVLAVDGGGSKTDVVAIALDGSIVGHARGPGSNPQTRGWDVAGPILDDVRARVVGDLGDRRIRTTHVYLAGLDLHDELVAATEALAHWEADGGAPHVLDNDLFALLRAGTLSPDAAAVVCGTGINALAVRADGTTARFPAIGDVSGDWGGGAYLGNRALWHAARADDGRGPATALVTAVPAALGLRSVREVTEAIHFGRLDQRVFNRLCPVLFEVAGAGDAVAAGVVARQAEEIVLLAAVALERLGLGGSAASPVPVVLGGGVLAARDPLLVEGVVDGLAARVPGAVPTWVTDPPVLGAGLAALESVGADDAALDRYRQAVRSRAFASTTALIR; this is encoded by the coding sequence GTGGGCGGGCTGAACGGAGCCGGAGCGTCCGGGGGCGGCGTCGGCACCGCCCGAGCGACCCGTCCGCCCGCTCCCGTCCCGCCGGCGCCGAGCGACGTCGTCCTGGCCGTCGACGGTGGCGGCAGCAAGACGGACGTCGTCGCGATCGCACTCGACGGTTCGATCGTCGGGCACGCACGGGGCCCCGGCTCGAACCCGCAGACCCGCGGGTGGGACGTCGCCGGGCCGATCCTCGACGACGTCCGGGCGCGGGTCGTCGGCGACCTCGGCGACCGTCGGATCCGGACGACGCACGTGTACCTGGCCGGGCTCGACCTGCACGACGAACTCGTCGCGGCAACCGAGGCGCTCGCGCACTGGGAGGCCGACGGCGGCGCGCCGCACGTCCTCGACAACGACCTGTTCGCACTGCTGCGGGCGGGGACGCTGTCGCCGGACGCCGCCGCGGTCGTCTGCGGCACGGGCATCAACGCGCTCGCGGTCCGGGCCGACGGAACCACCGCCCGGTTCCCTGCCATCGGTGACGTCTCCGGCGACTGGGGCGGCGGCGCGTACCTCGGCAACCGTGCGCTGTGGCACGCAGCCCGCGCCGACGACGGTCGCGGACCGGCGACGGCCCTGGTCACGGCCGTCCCGGCGGCACTGGGTCTCCGCAGCGTCCGCGAGGTGACCGAGGCCATCCACTTCGGCCGCCTCGACCAGCGGGTGTTCAACCGGCTGTGCCCGGTGCTGTTCGAGGTCGCCGGCGCGGGTGACGCCGTGGCCGCCGGCGTCGTCGCGCGGCAGGCCGAGGAGATCGTCCTGCTCGCCGCGGTCGCGCTCGAGCGTCTCGGTCTGGGTGGCTCGGCCGCGAGCCCGGTGCCCGTGGTCCTCGGCGGCGGGGTGCTCGCGGCACGGGATCCCCTGCTCGTCGAGGGCGTCGTCGACGGCCTCGCTGCCCGGGTGCCCGGAGCGGTGCCGACGTGGGTGACCGATCCTCCCGTGCTCGGGGCGGGGTTGGCGGCGCTGGAGTCCGTCGGGGCCGACGACGCCGCGCTCGACCGCTACCGGCAGGCCGTGCGCTCCCGCGCCTTCGCGAGCACCACGGCGCTGATCCGCTGA